The proteins below come from a single Accipiter gentilis chromosome W, bAccGen1.1, whole genome shotgun sequence genomic window:
- the LOC126035337 gene encoding uncharacterized protein LOC126035337 isoform X1, translating into MSTKTLLTPLVSPRSPDQFWEGVRRCAADSGNWDLVERLSPCFLTPAFLKPLDNAAEAPVTYPVFKAAAGTNQHDEHNPIGWRVVQDLQNKVQKFGISSPEVMQLIRIIGTDLLCPYDIMHLAQVLFQPVQLQVFQSSWRQTARTAALHNSRLPQGDPRLGLGEDALLGEGQYSNPQLQATWPPLALEQARNIGLMAIKRTMDMAAPKQKYITIRQGPTEPFLQFVEKISAALEKQVEDEVLRQMLCKQLAKDNANEDRQKIIQALPGDPSVPDMVAACSKVGTLEHTVATLASAMRNSGKSFGCGSEGHIMVTSPHKTSPGKQPVHHSPEITCKKCEN; encoded by the coding sequence atgtctactaagactctTTTGACTCCGCTTGTCTCaccaagatcccctgatcaattttgggagggagttagaagatgtgctgccgactctggcaactgggatctagtagaacgcctcagcccgtgctttctaacaccagcatttctaaagcctctagataacgcagcagaggctcctgttacatatcctgttttcaaagctgctgcaggcacaaaccagcacgatgagcacaatcccataggctggagagtagtgcaggatttgcagaataaagtacaaaaatttggaatcagttctcctgaggtaatgcagcttattcgtataatcggcacagatctgctgtgtccatatgacattatgcaccttgcgcaagtgctgtttcagcccgtacaattgcaagtatttcaatccagcTGGAGGCAGACGGCACGcacggcggcgctgcataattcacgactgccacagggtgacccgagattaggccttggagaggatgctttgcttggtgaagggcagtatagtaaccctcagctacaggctacatggcctccgctggctctcgaacaagcacgaaatataggccttatggcaataaagcgaaccatggatatggcagctccgaagcaaaaatacatcactatccgccaaggccccacagaaccctttttacagtttgtagaaaaaatatctgctgccctggaaaaacaggtagaagatgaggtcttaagacaaatgctatgcaaacagttggcaaaagataatgctaatgaggaccgtcaaaagatcatacaggctttaccaggagatccttctgttcccgacatggtagctgcatgttctaaagttgggacactggaacacacggtggccaccctagccagtgctatgagaaattctggaaagtcctttgggtgtggcagtgaagggcacatcatggtaacttctccacacaaaacatcaccaggtaaacaaccggtgcaccactcaccggagattacttgcaagaaatgtgaaaattag